The Pirellulimonas nuda genome includes a region encoding these proteins:
- the fliM gene encoding flagellar motor switch protein FliM yields MGDVLSQAEVESLMATMGGGAAAAGAQAGASAPSAGARPDARHDGGRPREKVTPYDFKRPERVGKEQMRALQTMHEGFGRNFGAALSSLLRNIVEVKLTSVDQLTYSEFVFSLENPTCFNLINAPPLEGQLILDINPSLLFPIIDRMLGGGSTVASAARRPLTEIELRLVSRITNLFLSEMRSAWKNVIELELAIDRVESNPQLVQIVPPNEVVVLVSFELAIGAVRGMMNLCLPFNTIERIGAKLSANSWVSYGKKPASAEAVQQLGNRIGSAAVEMVVELARTNISTHDLIGLRVGDIIDTEKDCKSPLLVVVEGRPKFEASPGAFKGRKAICITQPYEKQNVNVAKKG; encoded by the coding sequence ATGGGCGATGTCCTGAGCCAAGCCGAAGTCGAGAGCCTGATGGCGACGATGGGGGGTGGGGCCGCGGCGGCGGGCGCGCAGGCCGGCGCGTCGGCGCCGAGTGCGGGCGCCCGGCCGGACGCGCGGCACGATGGGGGCCGGCCGCGAGAGAAGGTCACGCCGTACGACTTCAAGCGCCCCGAGCGCGTCGGCAAGGAGCAGATGCGGGCCCTGCAGACGATGCACGAGGGGTTCGGCCGCAACTTTGGCGCGGCGCTCTCGTCGCTGCTGCGGAACATTGTCGAGGTGAAGCTGACCAGCGTCGATCAGCTCACTTACAGCGAGTTTGTGTTCAGCCTAGAGAACCCGACCTGCTTTAACCTGATCAACGCGCCGCCGCTGGAGGGGCAGTTGATCCTCGACATCAACCCGTCGCTGCTGTTCCCCATCATCGACCGCATGCTGGGGGGCGGGTCGACCGTGGCCAGCGCCGCCCGCCGGCCGCTGACAGAGATCGAGCTGCGGCTGGTCTCGCGGATCACGAACTTGTTCCTCTCCGAGATGCGTTCGGCCTGGAAGAACGTGATCGAGCTCGAACTGGCGATCGACCGAGTGGAGAGCAACCCCCAGCTCGTGCAGATCGTGCCGCCGAACGAAGTGGTGGTGCTGGTGAGCTTCGAGCTGGCGATCGGCGCGGTTCGGGGCATGATGAACCTGTGCCTGCCGTTCAACACGATCGAGCGGATCGGCGCCAAGCTTAGCGCCAACAGTTGGGTCAGCTACGGCAAGAAGCCCGCCTCCGCCGAGGCGGTGCAGCAGCTGGGCAACCGGATCGGCAGCGCCGCGGTCGAGATGGTGGTAGAGCTGGCCCGCACCAATATCAGCACGCACGACCTGATCGGCCTGCGGGTGGGAGACATCATCGACACGGAGAAGGACTGCAAGTCGCCGCTGCTGGTGGTGGTGGAGGGCCGGCCGAAGTTCGAGGCCTCCCCCGGCGCCTTCAAGGGGCGCAAGGCGATCTGCATCACGCAGCCGTACGAGAAGCAGAACGTGAACGTAGCGAAGAAGGGTTAA
- a CDS encoding glutamate-5-semialdehyde dehydrogenase: MLMRTQTQTPADAPLAADLSDYCLDVARRARAASVELASLSGATKNAWLRGSAALLRGEQAGLIEANQLDLDAAPGFGLTEAAVDRLRLTPERIESIAASLEAVAGQSEPIGEVIASTVRPNGLRIDKVRVPLGVVLFIYESRPNVTADAAAICVKAGSAVILRGGKEAAHSSRAIVELLGQAAAEHGLPEDAVQLVSTTDRAAVGELLKLSELIDVAIPRGGEGLIRRVAAEARMPVIKHYDGNCHVYLDASADPEVAERVVVNSKCHRLGVCNAAESLIFHADCAAELAPRIGRALGKNNIEVRGDARVCELVDGAAEATDEDLGAEYLGPVISAVVVGSLDEAIAHINRYGSHHTDAIVTRDLAAAQRFTQRVDSAAVVVNASTRFNDGGEFGLGAEIGISTDKFHARGPCGVTELTSYKYVVHGSGQIRG, from the coding sequence ATTCTTATGCGCACCCAAACCCAAACTCCCGCCGACGCCCCGCTGGCCGCGGACCTGTCGGACTACTGCCTCGACGTCGCCCGCCGCGCCCGCGCCGCCTCGGTCGAACTCGCCTCGCTCAGCGGCGCGACGAAGAACGCTTGGCTACGAGGCTCGGCGGCGCTGCTGCGCGGCGAGCAGGCGGGGCTGATCGAGGCCAATCAGCTCGACCTCGACGCGGCGCCCGGGTTCGGGCTGACCGAAGCCGCGGTCGACCGCTTGCGGTTAACCCCGGAGCGGATCGAGTCGATCGCCGCGTCGCTCGAGGCGGTCGCCGGGCAGTCGGAGCCGATCGGCGAGGTGATCGCCAGCACCGTGCGGCCCAACGGGCTGCGGATCGACAAGGTCCGCGTGCCGCTGGGGGTGGTGCTGTTTATCTACGAGTCGCGGCCCAACGTCACGGCCGACGCGGCGGCGATCTGCGTCAAAGCGGGGAGCGCCGTGATCCTGCGCGGCGGCAAGGAGGCGGCCCACTCCAGCCGGGCGATTGTCGAGCTGCTGGGCCAAGCCGCGGCCGAGCACGGGCTGCCCGAGGACGCGGTGCAACTGGTCTCAACAACCGACCGCGCGGCGGTGGGCGAGCTGCTGAAATTGAGCGAGCTGATCGACGTGGCGATCCCGCGCGGCGGCGAGGGGCTGATCCGCCGCGTCGCGGCCGAGGCGCGCATGCCGGTCATCAAGCACTACGACGGCAACTGCCACGTGTACCTCGACGCGTCGGCCGACCCCGAGGTGGCCGAGCGCGTGGTGGTGAACAGCAAGTGCCACCGGCTGGGGGTGTGCAACGCGGCGGAGTCGCTGATCTTCCACGCCGACTGCGCCGCCGAGCTGGCGCCGCGGATCGGCCGGGCGCTCGGCAAGAACAACATCGAGGTCCGCGGCGACGCGCGGGTGTGCGAGCTGGTGGACGGCGCGGCAGAGGCCACCGACGAGGACCTGGGCGCGGAGTACCTGGGACCGGTCATCTCGGCGGTGGTTGTTGGTTCGCTCGACGAGGCGATCGCGCACATCAACCGTTACGGCTCGCACCACACCGACGCGATCGTCACCCGCGACCTGGCCGCGGCCCAGCGGTTCACGCAGCGGGTAGACAGCGCCGCGGTGGTGGTGAACGCCAGCACGCGGTTCAACGACGGCGGCGAGTTCGGCCTGGGGGCGGAGATCGGTATCAGCACCGACAAGTTCCACGCCCGCGGCCCGTGCGGCGTGACGGAGCTAACGAGTTACAAGTACGTGGTCCACGGAAGCGGACAGATTCGAGGATAG
- a CDS encoding CotH kinase family protein: MGGPKIELVKEFDANGDGWLNQQERAAARKALAERPQGRGRGFGGPGGGPGGRRGGPPGGPGGRGNREPGKPGPHVKPSEVAAYPDAPLYDPSVLRTLFFEFESDDWEEEMAQFKPTDVEVPATLTVDGKTYPNVGVSFRGASSFMMVPSGSKRSLNVSLDLADDTQRIDGYKTLNLLNSNGDPSMMSTVLYSDMARQHIPAPKANLVRVVINGECWGVYVNVQQFDKVFTKENFGDSQGTRWKVPGRPGGDAGLRYVGDDIEAYKSTYEMKSSDGDKAWKALVELCRVLHETPDDQLEQALKPILDVDGALWFLAYDVALVNSDGYWTRASDYSLFRDKDGVFHVIPHDMNEALRAGHGGPPGRGGPGGPGGPGGPGGFGPPDGGGPPPGPFGDAFGPPRDDRRQGRGDRGAGGGGRGGGGGGGGGTDLDPLVGLDNARTPLRSRLLAVPHLRERYLDHLRQIAREQLDWEQLGPKVAAHRALIESAVAEDTRKLSSTEAFLASTSPDAPAPAAAGPAPAGAERGAPAPDADASLRGFAEKRGKFLLQHQAPKPSAPSTQAGNPRRPPG, encoded by the coding sequence ATGGGGGGACCGAAGATCGAGCTCGTTAAAGAGTTCGACGCCAACGGCGACGGCTGGCTCAACCAGCAAGAACGCGCCGCCGCCCGCAAGGCGCTCGCCGAACGGCCCCAGGGGCGTGGCCGCGGCTTTGGCGGCCCCGGTGGCGGACCGGGCGGACGGCGCGGCGGACCCCCGGGGGGGCCTGGCGGCCGCGGCAACCGCGAACCCGGCAAGCCGGGCCCGCACGTTAAGCCCAGCGAAGTCGCCGCGTACCCAGACGCCCCCCTGTACGACCCCAGCGTGCTCCGCACGCTGTTCTTCGAGTTCGAGTCGGACGACTGGGAAGAAGAGATGGCCCAGTTCAAGCCGACCGACGTCGAGGTGCCGGCCACGCTCACCGTTGACGGCAAGACCTACCCCAACGTCGGCGTCTCTTTCCGCGGCGCGTCTTCGTTCATGATGGTCCCCAGCGGCTCGAAGCGGTCGCTGAACGTGTCGCTCGACCTCGCCGACGACACCCAACGTATCGACGGCTACAAGACCCTCAACCTGCTCAACAGCAACGGCGACCCGTCGATGATGAGCACCGTGCTCTACTCCGATATGGCCCGCCAGCACATCCCCGCCCCCAAGGCCAACCTGGTCCGCGTGGTGATCAACGGCGAGTGCTGGGGCGTGTACGTCAACGTGCAGCAGTTCGACAAGGTGTTCACCAAGGAGAACTTCGGCGACTCGCAGGGGACGCGTTGGAAGGTCCCCGGCAGGCCCGGCGGCGACGCGGGGCTGCGGTACGTCGGGGACGACATCGAGGCGTACAAGTCGACCTACGAGATGAAGTCGAGCGACGGCGACAAGGCCTGGAAGGCGCTCGTTGAGCTCTGCCGGGTGCTCCACGAGACCCCCGACGACCAGCTCGAACAAGCCCTCAAGCCGATCCTCGACGTCGACGGCGCGTTGTGGTTCTTGGCGTACGACGTAGCGCTGGTCAACAGCGACGGGTACTGGACCCGCGCCAGCGACTACAGCTTGTTCCGCGACAAAGACGGCGTGTTTCACGTGATCCCCCATGATATGAACGAAGCCCTCCGCGCCGGCCACGGCGGCCCTCCCGGACGCGGTGGCCCCGGTGGTCCCGGCGGTCCCGGCGGCCCGGGCGGCTTCGGGCCCCCGGACGGCGGCGGTCCTCCCCCCGGACCCTTCGGCGACGCGTTCGGCCCCCCTCGCGATGACCGCCGCCAAGGGCGCGGCGATCGCGGCGCGGGTGGCGGCGGGCGTGGCGGTGGCGGTGGTGGTGGCGGCGGGACCGACCTCGATCCGCTGGTCGGCCTCGACAACGCTCGCACCCCGCTGCGTAGCCGGCTGCTGGCCGTGCCACATCTGCGCGAGCGGTACCTCGACCACCTCCGCCAGATCGCCCGCGAGCAGCTCGACTGGGAGCAGCTCGGTCCGAAAGTGGCCGCGCACCGCGCGTTGATCGAGTCGGCGGTCGCCGAGGACACCCGCAAGCTCTCCTCCACCGAAGCGTTCCTGGCGTCGACCTCCCCCGACGCGCCGGCGCCGGCCGCCGCAGGCCCGGCCCCCGCGGGGGCAGAGCGGGGCGCCCCAGCCCCAGACGCCGACGCGTCGCTACGCGGCTTCGCCGAGAAGCGCGGCAAGTTCTTGCTACAGCACCAAGCCCCCAAGCCGTCCGCCCCCTCCACCCAGGCCGGCAACCCCCGTCGTCCGCCGGGGTAA
- a CDS encoding glycosyltransferase family 87 protein → MLATPLITLADSIALESLRSKHVLWLVAVIPLGAALAATMYRDRFGRSAERSGVLLAGAMCAAFVLLDAGIIASNVRSPREWDFKHFWTWGVAVAQGTSPYDHENLLRIAEPLSPSPELRRELYCFYPPPSLLLFAPLGWAPFGWALLLWNLVQAAALAACLALFRSLFVRDARIDSYLPLAAMVLAFWSTSATFVFSQTNFLVLLSILLFWRDRTRARAGVWLALGVLVKPLAASLGLYLLLRARWSALAAAAGTLALVTALTTILLGPEIFSQFLQHEGISEQYLLAQTINQSLSGELLRATGLDATASTLLDGPIVLAATLLLTAATAVVIWRTRSEGDAYAVGATLAMMLLIYPGTLTHYGVHLLPALALLWSNSSDSQPGDDLRPLALTTILAAFALASLRMTFWATVIVWLVMAVQGLRRSQASAVAFQPRLPVT, encoded by the coding sequence ATGCTCGCCACTCCGCTGATCACGCTCGCCGATTCGATCGCGCTCGAGTCGCTCCGTTCCAAGCACGTGCTCTGGTTGGTCGCGGTAATCCCGCTGGGAGCAGCCCTAGCAGCCACGATGTACCGCGACCGATTCGGACGCTCCGCCGAGCGATCGGGGGTGCTTCTTGCCGGGGCAATGTGCGCGGCTTTCGTCCTACTGGACGCCGGCATCATCGCGTCCAATGTCCGCTCGCCGCGCGAGTGGGACTTCAAGCACTTCTGGACCTGGGGCGTGGCGGTGGCCCAGGGGACCAGCCCCTACGACCATGAGAACTTGCTCCGGATCGCCGAGCCGCTCTCCCCCAGCCCCGAGCTGCGCCGCGAGCTGTACTGCTTCTATCCGCCGCCGTCGCTGCTGCTCTTCGCCCCCCTGGGGTGGGCGCCCTTCGGTTGGGCCCTGCTGCTGTGGAACTTGGTTCAGGCCGCGGCGCTCGCGGCCTGCCTGGCGCTCTTCCGCTCCCTATTCGTCAGGGACGCTCGGATCGATTCGTATCTTCCGCTGGCCGCGATGGTGCTGGCGTTTTGGTCGACATCGGCCACGTTTGTCTTCTCCCAGACGAACTTCCTGGTGCTGCTCTCGATTCTACTATTCTGGCGTGATCGGACGCGGGCCCGCGCCGGAGTTTGGTTGGCGTTGGGCGTGCTGGTCAAGCCGCTCGCGGCATCGTTGGGCCTGTACCTGCTGCTCCGCGCCCGCTGGTCGGCCCTCGCCGCCGCAGCAGGCACGCTCGCACTCGTCACCGCCCTCACGACTATCCTGCTGGGCCCCGAAATCTTCAGCCAGTTCCTCCAGCACGAGGGGATCAGCGAGCAGTACCTGTTGGCTCAGACCATCAACCAGTCGCTGTCTGGCGAGCTGCTGCGCGCCACGGGCCTGGACGCGACGGCCAGTACGCTGCTCGATGGTCCAATTGTGCTCGCCGCGACCCTCCTGCTCACGGCAGCCACAGCGGTCGTGATCTGGAGAACTCGAAGTGAAGGGGACGCCTACGCGGTGGGCGCTACGCTGGCCATGATGCTGCTGATCTACCCCGGCACGTTGACGCACTACGGCGTTCACCTGTTGCCCGCACTTGCGCTGCTGTGGTCGAACAGCTCGGACAGCCAGCCGGGAGACGACCTCCGTCCGCTCGCCCTAACGACCATCCTGGCGGCCTTCGCCCTAGCGTCGCTTCGGATGACGTTCTGGGCGACGGTGATCGTCTGGCTGGTGATGGCGGTTCAGGGTCTGCGCCGCTCACAGGCGAGCGCCGTCGCCTTCCAACCGCGGTTGCCAGTGACGTAG